Genomic DNA from Triticum dicoccoides isolate Atlit2015 ecotype Zavitan chromosome 4B, WEW_v2.0, whole genome shotgun sequence:
TGTCGGCCTTTGAAGTTTTGGCACTGGTGCAAGACGTTAACACCGGCCGTGCATTCCGTGCAGGCGGCGAGGTCGGAGGTGTTCCAGCACATGCTGTGCTCCGACCAGTGCAAGGCGGGCCCCGCCGGCGGCTGCGTCTCCCTCCCGGAGCTGGCCCACGACGAGCTTTCCCTCTTCTTGGCGTTCCTGTACACCGGGACCCTcgacgcggcggccgcggcggcgacggcgacatcggcGTCCGAGCGACGGCTGCACGCGCTCCTGGTGGCCGCGGACAAGTACGACGTGCCGTTCCTGGGGCGGGCATGTGAGGCGCGGCTGGCAGCGGCGATGGAACCTGCGAATGTGCTGCGGACGCTGGAGGTGGCCGACCGTGTCAGCTCAGGCGGCGCGCTGAAGGAGCGCGCCATGGGCACGGTGGTGGAGCACGCGGAGCAGGTGGTGTTCTCCGACGAGTACCACGACTTCGCCGTCAGGAACGCCGGCTTGTGCGTCGAGATCACCAGGGCGCTGCTCGCCAAGGCCGCCGGCGCCAAGAGGGCGTGAAGTGCACTATGCACATGTAGTATATAGCTAGATGCATACATGCATCTTTTCTGGCAGAGAAAAGTCGTTGTATGTACATCCGTCATGCGTGTGTCTGAAACGCGATCAATGCAAGATTAATTCACGGCTGGGCAACGTGGGACAAGATTAGTCGATGCGTCCATATAAAGTCTTTCTCCTCTCTCCTCGAACCGAACCCTAGACGCGCCgcctaaccgccgccgccgccgtttctcgCTGATCTGGGCCTCTGCTCTGCGTGGAGGCATGGACCAGACGGAAGCCCTGCCCGACGACACGCTCACCAACGTCCTCGGCCGCCTTCCGCCGTGCGACCTCGCCGCGTCCCGCTGCGTCCGCAGGACGTGGTGTGCCGTCGTCGACACCCACCGCCTCTTGgtgccgcacctgctcccgcactcgCTGCACACGGTATCTTCGTCAACTACATCGACTACAATCGCCCGCGCTACTTCGCCCGCCCCTCGGCGCAGAAGCCCGCGATCGGCTGCAACCTAGACTTCTTGCCTGGTTATGCCCATGATTACGAGCCAATCGCCGATCACTGCAACGGTCTCTTGCTTTATGGGGGTCAGACGGACTCGTTGTACGTGGCCAACCCCGCCACAAGACGGTGGGAAGATCTCTGCCGCAAGGGTGGCGACTGCAAGAGGAACCCATACCTTGTGTTCGACCCTGCAGTCTCACCCCACTATGAGGTGTTTTCGATCCCGTATGTACCCGTGGATCCTGCACAAGATTCCACGGAATGGCCACCATCCTCGTGGATGTTAGATGTATTCTCGTCTAGTACAAGGCAATGGTACCAGACGTCTTTTCTCCGCCAAGGCGAGGCTATGGGGACAGTGGCTACTGCTCGACTAGATCCTATGATGCCGTGGCCGGGCGGTCCAAGGTGGCGCTATAGTGTGTATTGGCGAGGATCACTTTATGTTCATTGCAGAGGTGTGTTTGTCGTGAGGTAATACATCGGTCTTGACACATCTTCCCGAAACAACTTCTATATTGTCTTAGTATTAGTAGTGCTTTTCTTATGTTTGGATTTGACTTATTTTATCTTGCAGATTATCTTTGTCAGATGGCAAGTACCAAGTAATTAAAATGCCAATGAATATTGCAAAAGGCCAACAGGGTATGTATCTTGGAAAATCAGAAAAAGGGGTATACCTCGCAATGATGACACATGATACAGTACATCGACTCCGGGTTTATAATCTTGTTGAATCAAGCAAACAGATCAACTGGGTGTTGAAGTATGATGTTGATCTTGAGCCATGGACAACGGAATGGTTGGACAACCTCAAGGGGTTTGACAAAACTTGGAAGCTAGATGAAGGAGATGACGATGTGGACgagggcgaagaagaagaagaagaagaagaagaagaagaagaagaagaagaagaagaagaagaagaggaggaggaggagggggaggaagaagacgaagaggaagaggaagaagaagaagaaggagaaaatcAAGGAATGCTAAAGGGGGATAATCTGGAATGGGACTCCGACTATGATAATGTTCTGGATCTTAAAGATGGTAGGGGAGGCTTCTTTAGGCATGTCGACTGCCTTGGCTTTCACCCGTACAACGAGGTTGTTTTCTTGGATTTATCATTTAAAGTAGTGGCTTATCATTTGAAAACCTCGATGGTTCAGTATCTAGGCAACATCCGCCCAAGTGATTACCAATTTACCACCTTGCACACACAAATGGCATGTACGGATTATTTCCGTACACTCCTTGCATGATTGGGGAACTTCGAGAGCACGCTTCAAGGAGTCATCGTGGACATTAGCACATTTTAACTGTTTAGCTACATCAGTTTAAGGAATGATAAGCCTtctccaatttacttttattgacGTTGGTTACGCGGAACAAGGGTCCTGCATATTATTTAGACGATTCAAGGTTCAAGTCAAGTGTCGAGAAGTGTTAGGCGGCTTTGCTTTAGGCTGTTTCTTCAACTATTTGATCAATTTTTCCAGTTGCATAAATGAGTAGACTTCTACTACTGAATTCAAGTCAAATTTTGCACCGGTGAGGAATTTGCGGACATGTGCTATTGTGTTGTGTACTTGATTCATTTGAATCTTCGATGACTCACTTGGATGGACGGTTGGTGTAGGTGCTCAACTACAATGATTTTGATGTATTGTACCTAAAATGCCAAACATTTGATAAGAGGACACACGCTTCAAGTCGACTCAGAAAACAGGAAGATAATTTTGACCTACTGTCAGGGTGATTTTGATCACCCCGCTTCGAGTCGAAGGCGTCCTATCAGGAGACATGGAAAATAATAATTTAAACCACGCATGATGATTCCGATGGCTAAGAGAGTTAACCTCTACCTAATAAGTTTTAGATAAATAAATGTTTTTTCCTCACAACAGCAGGAATGGCTGTGTGCCGAGATGACCAGGGCGCTGCTCACCAAGGCCGCCGGCGCCAAGAGGGCATGAAGTGAAGATGTGTATAGCTAGACGCGGTTGTTTTCTGTTGCTTAATCCGGTGTAGACAGCAGGGTTTCTTTTATGTACATGTCTGTCTGAAACACATTCGATGCCAAGATTAATTCAGGTTTTGTGTCAAGTGCGTAATACAAGCAATACCAAGTTGTGGTTTTGCTCCAATTAACCCGCATGTTTTATTTCTGCGGGGAACTTAGAGAGCTTTACTCAAACAAAATAAATCTTGGGACGATCAGCCAAAAGGCTGGTCAGCGGGAAAGGAGATAGCCAACAtaagggcatttctaaccgatcctCTATACGGCCGTAAGGGGAGATAATTTCAATTTTCCTCCCATACAGTGCACCAATCCCCAATTCTCTGTAAGGGAGGAAAAATTATCCTCCGGCGCATCTCATTTCCCTAAATATACTCGACCATTGCGGCTCCGAGTAAAAGCCATGCCTCTCTCACGCGTTGCCCCCAGCCACCGCATCTTCGTCGGTGCGCCTCCCGACGATCGACCACCGGCCCCGCCGCTACCTCGTTGTCTTTCTTGGCCCCTGCCGCCCTTCTGCCCGACGCCGCTCTCATTCGGCCGCCATCGCCAATTCGTGCTTCTAAACTCTCCATTTTCTATCGACCGCCATATCTCACCTTGCTTGCACACTGTTGCAGGTCATTCGCCCACGTCGCCGCCAACCGGTTTGGTCTAAACGACACTGGCCGGTCGGTGCACCACCACTGCACCGCAAGTGTTCGGGAATTGCCTATGTGAGTTTtttacttagtttctttttgaaccGAGTTGTTTGGATTGAACGTAGCCATTTGAATTATAAATGAAGATGTTGAGGTAGATGGTCTTGGAGGACTCATCGCCatccgaagaggaagaagatgatgatgacttCGACACCATTTTAGGCATGATTTTCAATGATGATATTCGGCGGCCTAGGAGAGGATCACAGTTTGACCGCATACACATCAACCGTTGATAGAGCGGAGGGCCATGCCAAGATCATGAGAGACTACTTTGATCCAAAGCCAACCTATCCGGAGAAATTCTTTCGCCGGCGCTTTCGGATGCACACAAGTCTTTGAGAGGTATGATGATTGGTTCAAGATCTGGAGAAATGCATGTGGAGAAATAAGTGCAAGCCCATTGATGAAGTGCATTGCGGTTGTTCGAGTGTTGGCATATGGGTGTTCGACCGATGCAGTTGACGACTATGCCTGCATTGGTGAAGACACAATCTTGGAGGTTGTTCGAATGTTTACAAAAGCAGTGATCGTTGTCTTTGGCCGAGAGTACTTGAGAGCACCCAACAAGGAAGATACCAAGAGGCTGATGATAGAGAGTGAAGCAAGAGGATGGCCTGGGATGCTTGGATCACTTGACTGCATGCACAGGACATGGAAGAATTGTCCTGCGGGGTGGAAGGGTATAAATATTATGACTTGTTGCATCATATTGCACAACATGACCATTGAAGAAAAGAGGGATATGCCTGAGAACTTTCAGTACATCACCAATGGAACTTCAATTGGGCCAGAGTATGATACCACTAGTAGAAGAAGGGTCAAATGtgaatcacattagtgccggtttgattttgagccggcactaatgagtgcattagtgccggttccaacggctagccggccgctctcattagtaccggttcatggcgaacctttagcaccggttcgtgccacgaaccggtactaaagtgagtggtggcaggatgttgtcagtctgggcccctccagcacctttagtactggtttgtgttacgaactggtactaaaggtcgtcctacataaacccttcgttcacccgagctcgctctattctttccctttcccctctcctcctctgtttcttcccctcttcctcgagctcatcacacagttTGCACAAAATGTGTCAAGATTTGAAGGTCCCCATtccttcaaatgatcacaaaggttagcaactttgtcctttcatctctcattgctagattagctcttgcaatgctttgtatagtgattaatttgtgagtttagtaatttgggaggaattatatgtgctagtatttgatttatatgcaatctgaggtcaaaaataacacttagtttgcatatgtaggtgtggtctacttagtgccttctaaatctccgtcgtaaccaccgtcgatcgcccgcgccgtcccgtcgctggcaccaccttgtggtgaggctcttgttcatgaatgttttacattaccaaattgatatttgtgtgatttggatatatagttactcgtataattatcttacctgtacgttgtttgttatacatagtgccatggttttgatatccgtccccgtcggccctcgtccttgttatgactcggatgtggtatattctcttttaaaactagttgttgcatttcgtgtttatgacaaattatgcccatcaagttgacatggatatttttatctaggaggtatgtgaaccggaaattccaaccgaccctattgtcgagaggttaaatttagttgaaagagaaaacgagtatttgaaagaaaaattgaaaagaattgagggggagaagatggaattggagttgcatgtttccgatgtcgtcgatgatcacaagatcaagatggagaaaatgcgcttgaagattagaaaaattagaaaatatgccattgatagtgaggcttggtatcattatgctgttggatcaattgttaccttagttgcaatcttgatcgcatttgctgttgcatttaaatgctttagctagagagttatttgtttgttgcatttaagtgttgtatgaactatatatatgtatgaactttatgtatgaacttgtattaatttggtcttttctgcttgccgctgaggcaaacaagcgggcggatggttttatgccttgtccatgtgttggctgtaagaatggtcacaattactctacgtcaagaaccattcacgtccacctatttgagtctggtttcatgccccactataatgtttggaccaagcacggagaaagagaggttatgatggaagacaatgaagaagaagaggacgaccacagctatcctggccatgggttccctgaatacgatgatacaacaataatgggggaagaagctgagccggcaatgcgggaagaagctgaagaagaggcatcagatgagcccgctgatgatctaggtcgggccattgcgatgcaaagagaaactacgcaagtgatttggagaagaagaagttgcagcgcatgttggaGGAtcgcaagaaattgttgtacccgaattgcgaagctgacaaaaaaagttgggcaccacactggaattgctgcaatggaaggcggagaatggtgtatctgacaagggatttggaaagttgcttccaaaggacaacgaattgcccgagagtacgtatgaagcgtctgccctctaggattagaggtgcagaagatacatgcatgccctaatgactgcatcctctaccgcggtgggtacgaggatttgaacgcttgaccggtatgtggtgcattgcgttataagatcagttgcgatgaccctggtgatgtcgagggcgagcgccccgggaagaagattcctgccaaggtgatgtggtatgctcctataataccacagttgaaacattttttccaaaacaaagagcatgcgaaggtgatgcgatggcacggagaagaccgtaagaaagacggaaagttgagagtacccgctgacgggtcgcagtgaagaaagatcgagagaaagtactggggggagtttgcagatgacccaaggaacgtatggtttggtctaagcgcagatggcattaatccttttggggagcagagcagcaaccatagcacctggcctgtgactctatgtttgtataaccttcctccttggttgtgcatgaagcggaagttcattatgatgacagtgctcatccaaggccctaagcaacccggcaacaacattgatgtgtacctaaggccattagttgaagaactattacagctgtggaatggagcaggtgtacgtgcgtgggatgagcacggacaggaagaatttgacctaaaggcgttgttgttcgtgaccatcaatgattggcctgctcttagtaacctttcaggacagacaaacaagggataccgcggatgcacacactgtttggatgataccgacaatatatatttggatagttgtcggaagaatgtgtacctgggaatcatcgatttcttccgagcaggcatcccgtaagaaagaaaggcaagcatttcaaaggtgaggcggatcatcgGACGAAGCCTCGCACCGTACtgatgctgatgtacatgatatggtcaaggatttgaaggtaatctttggaaagggtcctggcggagaacctgttccaaaggacgctgacggacgtgcacccatgtggaagaataaatctatatattggaaagacctagaggtccgctccgcaatcgacgtgatgcacgtgacgaagaatctttgcgtgaccctgtttggcttcttgggtgtgtatgggtagacaaaagatacaccagaggcacgggaggaccagcaacgtatgcatggaaaagacggcatacatcagggtcaggccagctacgctcttaccaaagaagagaaggaaatcttctttgaatgcctgctcagtatgaaggtaccatctagcttctcgtcgaatataaagggaataataaatatggaagagaaaaagtttcagaacctaaagtctcatgactgccacatgattatgacgcaactgcttccggttgcattgagggggcttctatcagaAAACGTTCGATTAACCATTATGAAGCTATGTAAATTCCTCAATGcagtctctcagaaggtaatcgatccagaaatcataccaaggttacagaatgatttggtgcaatgtcttgtcagtttcgagttggtgttcccaccatccttcttcaacatcatgacgcacgtcctagttcacctttgcgaagagattaacattttgggtcctgtatttctacacaatatgttcccctttgagaggttcatgggagtcttgaagaaatatgttcataaccgtgctaggccagaaggaagcatctcgaagggccatgaaaatggggaggtcattgagttttgtattgactttattcctgaccttaagccgattggtgttcctgaatcgcggcataagggcagactggatggaaaaggcaagctaggagggcatcaaataatatgtatggatgggcattctctcactgaagcacactacacagttctatagaattccatcttcgtggctccgtatatggaggaacacaagaattttctacactccaaacacccggagcagtctgacgactggattacacgtgaacaaacgaggactttcgccggttggttgcagaaacgtgccttgcatgatggcgatattgaagatggcatgtactcgctgtcccagttaccatcttcgaatataatgactttcaaagggtatgagataaatgggaatacattttacatgatcgtccaagataagaagagcaccaaccaaaacagtggtgtccgctttgatgcaacaacaaacacgggaaaggaaacatattatggttacatagaggacatatgggaacttaactatggaggtggtttgaaggtccctttgtttcggagcaaatgggtcaatatgacacgaggcggggtaacggaagacccgcagtacggaatgaaaacagtggatctcaacaatcttgcgtatgtagatgaaccattcgtcctagccaatgatgtggcgcaggttttttatgtgaaagacatgtctaccaggccgagaaaaagaaaagataaggaagcgaatggatcatacgatgagccaaagcgccacatagttctttcagggaaaagaaacatcttgggagtggatgacaagacagacatgtcagaagattatgaaaatttgatgaaattgctccattcacagtgaatattgacccgagcatccagttaaatgatgaagattttccatggctacggcgcaaagggacacacgcgaagaaaaagtttcacacccaaagatctgggatgtgatcggcttcactaccatcactttcttctgtgtttcacacccaggagggaatctctataatagttagggtagttatgtgttttggcatttgaaacgcgaagaaattttatgtgcaaacaaattcttacatgcatttactgatttttcagctaaatgaccctgaaattgaaaagcatttcaaatgaacttagaaaaggttaaaagttggcatggtatcataatttcacccatatagcatgtgcaaaaaagtagagagggttaccgcaaaaactggatgcactttgtgtacaaaatggacaaactctttcgaagtatcagggtttcggacaaaaactcatgtgttacaaaggcatttcatttttttaaataacctaagcattaccaaattcaaTATAAtgttaaaacacactaatattaaacataaaaaaagaataactgaaaaatctattttcaaagttaagttattcacaaactagtgattcacacaaatttcaaataattcaaaatttaaactattcaaatttgaaaactaccggcactaacagaaagtttgtaattttttgtacctaaagcaaaaatattcacaaaaaaaaactctaaatacagcaaaaaaacaactcaaaaataaataaaacaaaaataaataaagcaaaaaataagaaaataaaaaagcccgcctactcggccagagcggcctgcatacgactagaaacc
This window encodes:
- the LOC119295471 gene encoding BTB/POZ domain-containing protein At3g56230-like; translation: MDCCICGPMAAIYRPPRNTICSPCYEGSKAIIAFLNDGDHAAGDVQGDRGLVTPRGLIKHTENSTKGMREAWEQMKEMRDREEAANQRAGFLEQGFGAAWMEGAHTDIVVKPGNGPPIPAHKAILAARSEVFQHMLCSDQCKAGPAGGCVSLPELAHDELSLFLAFLYTGTLDAAAAAATATSASERRLHALLVAADKYDVPFLGRACEARLAAAMEPANVLRTLEVADRVSSGGALKERAMGTVVEHAEQVVFSDEYHDFAVRNAGLCVEITRALLAKAAGAKRA